One Arachis hypogaea cultivar Tifrunner chromosome 2, arahy.Tifrunner.gnm2.J5K5, whole genome shotgun sequence genomic window, AAATAGCTTGTTTAACAAGTAATGAAACCAAAATTATTAAAGGATACCTCGATGCAAAGGGAAACCCGAATCCATCAAAACCACCAGGTCTCAAGCTGGGaaacctccagaaaatccaagacTGAAGAAGCTGCAGTGGCCCGGCCAAGTTAACAACATTTCTGTTTGTCCCACGACAGAGACATCTGTACAACCAGGCAAGTGCCGCCGAACCCCAGCTGTATCTCCCCAACTCGTCCAACGACGCCAAATAAGGCAACCAGCGAAGGTGGACCCGGTTCACATTCTTGTCGGCGAACAATTGGGAGGACAACAGCATCACAATATAAGCTCGCGCGTATATACGCACGGTCTCCTCGCTAGCATCTGCTGGGAGAACCCGGAACCTCTCATGGAACCATGTGTAGCACACTGTCATCTGCTTTACCTTATTCTGCGGAGGTAACTCACCAAACAAATCACGAAACCAGTCCCATGCCGGTCTACCGTGTTCCATCAGATTCTCAAAGTCAGTCAGGCACCCACTGACAGGCTCCCCATCAATTGGCAAACCAAGCTGATATGCCACATCTTGCAACGTGATAGTGCACTCACCAAATGGCATGTGGAAGGTGTGCGTTTCAGGACGCCACCGCTCAATAAATGCGCTGAGTAGAGGCTCGTCAACCCAGAACCAGTGACTGTTCAGTCTAGCCAAATGATACAACCCGGCGGTCTCCAGGTACGGTATGATCCGCTCGTGTAAAGGCATATTCTGTTGCCTCCTCACGCCACTAATAATCTTAGTGGGCTGCAATATGTAGGTAAAGAAACCCCTCAACATACGACCAATACTAAACAAATCATATtccatttagaaaaaaatttaaataaatataaacatatgttttccattttcttttagatTATAGTAAGAAAGATCACGAAAgccaaaataatgataaaaataccAACAATAATAACTCAACTACGAATAACAGCATTTACGAGACCAACAGCTACAGGTACTAATGAAAATAAAGGTAACATGATAACTACGATTATCATAATagtaacaaaattaataatctaaataaataatcatctaaacaatgctaataaaataaattgactCCATTAATAATGAAACAATTATATTTACTATATAAATAATGAGAATAATATTAACaatatttattgtatatttattataataataatgacTAACCTCATCATCAATAGATCCAGCCACATGAGTAATACCATTTAGTCGGTACAAGCGAGCTTCATCCTCCATGATTCCACAACCCAAACTCCACCAAATCCTCCAACCCTCTCTCTCAAACTCTTCCAACTACTCACCTTGCAGATTTTTTTCCCCTTCCAAATGATCCGTGCTCATCTTCAGCGAATTATGTATATATAGTATTATAAACGTAAACCGTGGGAGCCTACAAGATTTTACGTTCAAAGCCAATATCCACATAAACCGTGATAGCTACCCACGGTTTTGCCTTAATTTTTTCCTTCGTAATCCGTGGTTGGTAGCCACGGTTTATGCTCATTTTGTATCTTCCAGAAACCGTCCCTGTCAGCCACGGTTTATGTTCAAATAGTAAACCGTGGTTGACTCCCACGGTTTATATAATATACGAATTTGCACAACCACGTAACCTATTTCTGTTTTGCACATTTACGTAACgaatttattgattttatttaaatatgtcaTTTGcccttaattttagtatataaataatacttTTAATTACATATGCTTGCTTTCGTCGATGCAAACGATTTTGTATGATAAATACTAGATTTTGATGCATTTATTTGTCTTGTACATGGATagatatttaatgcaatttatgcaaGAATTCCTGAAAAGCGTGAATATGTGGCATAAATgcttttaataattttgtaatgacTGAAGTTTTCTTTTAATAAGACAAAAAAGAGAAAGTTCACACTTAACTTGCATATTAATAGTGAatagagaaaaggaaaaaaagataCTCTTTAGTACGAGGGATACCAAGTACCAACAATACAtgcattttgaaaaattaaataaataaataaaaaaactcttTTTGATTCAAGAAAAAGACAAATAAGCCATTTACTATTTTTGTGAATATACATAAACCATTAATCAAAGTTAACTAATTAAGAAATTTGTGTTTTAACAAGAGAACTGTATGTctcatttttcaataattaaagaccagtgaaaactcaggtgaactcagcttcacgtaaagttgatatctgagagctagatgaaaatttagtcaaatcaatcaaatcatctaacaattCTCAGATATTaaattcacgtgaagtcgactgcacctgaatttctatcttaaaagacctaaaaatatttcattttggttaaaaaattgtgTATCTACGCATGATCAATGACCTCTTTGtagttttctcttttattttacaTATTCCTCATTTTATTAACATTTTCTGTTTATGGTGTGGTgtctaacaattttttttgtcatattaaaaaaaaatcttccgTAAAAATAGCATTTCccaaataaaaatgcttttttcaagttttcacaTAAGAATTTTCTTTCTCCCTTCTTAGTCCCTACCAGGTAGGAAGCTAAATGAAATATTAAAAGGATCAAAAATagttatacaataaaataaaattttaaaagagattaaactaaaatttacatgtaatttatatataaaaaattaaaattaaaaagaccaTTACCTCACTTTTTCTCTATGTAGCTCTGCCCCTAGTCCCTACTACCTTTTCCTTCAACTTCCTCTAATCAAACACTTCGTAAAATGGAGTAGGACTAATTCTACATTCCTCCTTATAAACATTTTAAGTACAATACAATTTagtttatctttaaaaaataatcCAAACAACCTATAAAACAATAGtctaaaataaagaaattaataaaataatcagataatattttaatcacttttaaatttataacttgTATTATTTGTAAATTCCATTCTCATCATTTAAATGTGATTAAAATATTGTTTGATGACTTTACCAACCTCCTCATTTGACCCAATTTTCGCAAAGTGATTAAAATATTGTTTGATGACTTTACCAACCTCCTCATTTGACCCAATTTTCGCATATGTGCAACAGTGCAAATTAACCATGTTAGCgaaattttttttccttatcaattatgaaCAAAAGTAGCACATATTTACCAATAAATTATgcctcaaatgacataatctttcgATACTCACTTAAAGATTGTTTAAAAGATATTAAGTAGTTTGCACATAATCCAGAAttcaaaaaagaataaaatgcGCTTATTTTGAGTAAAATATACATTTAGAAAGGTTCAAAAATCATGTTACATATTTTTAAAGTTTGGAAATTAAAATGCACATCAGGTAAAATTCAGAGGTAAAAAATCCAATTAACACAAAATTAAGAGAGGAAGTATAACCATGCAAATAAAACAAGAGAAAGTATGGAGAgctaatggaatatttgtacaatgcatACAATGAAAGTTTAggaaatattagagatataaccattagtgttacctttttccatTAGCATAAACCTCTGGGATGAGTAGTATCATGACATAGAATTAGTGctttagatccgaaaggtcaagagtttgatcTTTAGTGAACCCCAAAATCTGcttaagtttttgggatgagtgattttatgacatgagatgtttattatccctagtacccGGATGATTATTCTGAGTATTATGtgtgatgttcattttgtaacttatattgcccattgtacacattgtataaataaatCATTGACTCCCTAGCAGGACTCAACAAACAATTCAATAATAACCAATAAAAGATGTAAATATGTAATATAAAAAAACAATACGTGCTAACTAATGTGTGTAACATTATTGATGAATATTCAGCACAACAATGTCGGCAGGTATCACCAAATCACATTTCTTTTTCTCTCATATCAAAATGAAAGAAAGCATCACCAGCTAACCCATAATTTATCAGAGATCAATAGCATTCTGACAATCATTCATCAACAAAAGTAGGATTAGATAGAATTAACAAGTTGACACAAAATTTTGTTGGAGATAACTGACTAATCCCATTCAAATTCACTCATCCAATCAATTTCACCAGGAACAGAGGCTACACAACTCTGTTTTCTAATGGAAGTCATTGCATGGGGTATCATATCATGATCAACAAAATTTTCTCATACAATCTGAAAATGACATAGTAACATATAACATATTGCACCGAAAAAATAACAAGTATTCACTATTGAGAAAAAAAGGTGACAATTCTAATCAGTGAATGTCATAAAATGCCTGAACACCAACCATGGTGCCATAACCATATGAAATTCCTATACACTTGGCTAAACTTGATAGGGCTGAAAAACACAAATCCCTCACAGCACTGTATAAAAAATACACCATTATCTACTACATAGATACAGACACTAATGTATATTTCTACACGTTATCAAGAGAATGCTTCCTTTACAAATTCATCAGGTGAATGGAAGACAccctcttcttgttcttctttttgttttttcttgtgAGCATCCCCAATCAGAATAAATATGAATAGAAACAGCTACCACTCATGATCCAAACATGAGAGGGGTTTTCCGAGAACAAATAAAACATCGGCCATCTAAGGTAGCTTTCGAGGTGTGGTTGAAAAATAAAACTTGAGCCTTTGGatttaaattacaaaaatggAGCGAAAATTGCTATGTGCACAGAGAGAGCCACAATGCTTACAGGTAATAACTTGGAGAGGATGCCTATATCTGC contains:
- the LOC112759358 gene encoding serine/threonine-protein phosphatase 7 long form homolog, with protein sequence MEDEARLYRLNGITHVAGSIDDEPTKIISGVRRQQNMPLHERIIPYLETAGLYHLARLNSHWFWVDEPLLSAFIERWRPETHTFHMPFGECTITLQDVAYQLGLPIDGEPVSGCLTDFENLMEHGRPAWDWFRDLFGELPPQNKVKQMTVCYTWFHERFRVLPADASEETVRIYARAYIVMLLSSQLFADKNVNRVHLRWLPYLASLDELGRYSWGSAALAWLYRCLCRGTNRNVVNLAGPLQLLQSWIFWRFPSLRPGGFDGFGFPFASRWASYLPRNDAVGQRVLSARLMLDRLRVQDFVWEPYSSVEVASIIHPEILVDQHRRLWTAITSLIYFAAIEWHQVDRVIPQFGGVQHLPQPALNIDWLHGKDGRGGDRWFPRYYREWHEHWENRLYSVIPVQRAADPGPSAEYLDWWCRVAHRFLSADVAFQDPRPIVLTEETIHRGSSQAPPGCTFTTDQIIGVSIGDAV